The Sulfurirhabdus autotrophica genome contains the following window.
AACGGATTTTCTGACTGCTTCAGCGTCCATGCAGCGACTCATCCAGTTGTTTCAGCCGTTCAGGCGTCCCTACATCAACCCAGCGCCCCGCATAATATTCACCAGTGACTTTGCCAGATGCCATGGCCGCGCGCAATAATGGCGCCAGTTTAGCCTTGCTGCCGCGCACTATCCCATCGAACAACTCAGGCGAATACACGCCTATGCCGCTAAACGTCAGCATGGATTCACTTGATTCCACAACCTTGCCATTCTGCAATCCAAAATCGCCTGCTCCATTGTGTTCCGGGTTAGCTACCAATACCAAATGCGCCAACTGGTGACTATTAAGCGACACTTGCTCGTCGTACTTTGCTGCTACATTTGAAAAATCATAGTCGCAGAAAATATCCCCGTTCACCACCAGAAAAGGCGCATCACCCAACAAAGGTAAAGCATTGGCAATGCCACCAGCGGTTTCCAGTGCCTCCACTTCTGAAGAATAGCGAATGCTCACCCCAAAACGACTGCCCTCTTCCAGACTGGCTTCAATTTGCCCGCCAAGATGAGCATGATTGATCACCAGCTCCCTGAATCCGGCCTTAGCCAGCCTTTCAATATGCCACACGATGAGCGGTTTGCCGCCCACTTGCAGCAATGGCTTGGGAGTGGTGTCGGTCAAAGGACGCATACGTTCGCCCCGCCCGGCTGCCAGTATCATGGCCTTCAATTGAAGGCACCGTATAATGAAGAACAACCCATCAGAAACTATACCCTACACTGGTTTCAGACGCGCCTTCCAGTTTATCCAGCAACCTGATGAGTGGTACCAGCTCACGATAACGCGTACATGCCTTGCGTAAATAGTCGGCCACCAGCGGCATATCCTTGATATAGCCATCTTTGCCATCGCGGTGGAAAAGCCGTGCAAAAATGCCTAATACTTTGATATGGCGCTGCACTCCCATCCACTCAAAGTCGCGATAAAACTCTGCAAAATCTTGCTGCACAGGCAAGCCCGCTTTTCTGGCTTTTTCCCAATAGCGGATCACCCAATCCAGGACCTGTGCTTCTTCCCACTGAATATAAGCATCTTTAAACAAAGACACCAGATCGTAAGTAATGGGGCCATAGACCGCATCCTGAAAATCCAGTATGCCGGGATTGGGTTTGCTCACCATCAAATTACGCGAGTGGTAATCCCGATGCACAAACACTTTCCCCTGCACCAGATTATTACTCAGCACACTTTCAAAAACAGTGTTTAGCACGGCATTTTCTTCATCACTGAGAACATGCTGCAAATGCTTGCTGATATACCATTCCGGCAACAAGTTCATTTCACGGGTTAACAATGTCGCATCATATTCGGGCAGCAC
Protein-coding sequences here:
- a CDS encoding aminoglycoside phosphotransferase family protein → MIRTKMRQEWLQKQFPSATARLEVASADASFRHYFRATVAEKTYILMDAPPSHEDCKPFIAVSKLFGETGVHVPEVLAQDLEQGFLLLTDLGNATYLSVLNDENADDLYGDAIDALIQIQKGSRPNVLPEYDATLLTREMNLLPEWYISKHLQHVLSDEENAVLNTVFESVLSNNLVQGKVFVHRDYHSRNLMVSKPNPGILDFQDAVYGPITYDLVSLFKDAYIQWEEAQVLDWVIRYWEKARKAGLPVQQDFAEFYRDFEWMGVQRHIKVLGIFARLFHRDGKDGYIKDMPLVADYLRKACTRYRELVPLIRLLDKLEGASETSVGYSF
- the murU gene encoding N-acetylmuramate alpha-1-phosphate uridylyltransferase MurU, with protein sequence MKAMILAAGRGERMRPLTDTTPKPLLQVGGKPLIVWHIERLAKAGFRELVINHAHLGGQIEASLEEGSRFGVSIRYSSEVEALETAGGIANALPLLGDAPFLVVNGDIFCDYDFSNVAAKYDEQVSLNSHQLAHLVLVANPEHNGAGDFGLQNGKVVESSESMLTFSGIGVYSPELFDGIVRGSKAKLAPLLRAAMASGKVTGEYYAGRWVDVGTPERLKQLDESLHGR